Proteins encoded together in one Psychrobacter sp. 28M-43 window:
- a CDS encoding c-type cytochrome gives MKFLLGILFTVFVAIAGIFITVTSGMINIGADRAHSPLVYDFLETARTRSIEHASKNILVPNLKKAEMISSGGADYKDMCAGCHLSPGVNSTDLNSGMYPKPPNFTEADIVKRYQNEAGARQSFWAIKHGIMASGMPAWGATHDDDRMWAMVAFIRSLPDLNENQYTMLTTRLDDSMLDMSFDGEMDMSGNGSEMQH, from the coding sequence ATGAAGTTCTTGTTAGGAATACTTTTTACTGTCTTTGTCGCTATTGCGGGTATTTTTATTACGGTGACTAGTGGCATGATAAATATCGGTGCTGATCGAGCTCATAGTCCGCTGGTTTACGATTTTTTAGAAACTGCCCGCACACGCTCAATTGAACATGCCAGTAAGAATATTTTGGTTCCCAATTTAAAGAAGGCGGAAATGATCAGCTCGGGCGGTGCAGATTACAAAGATATGTGTGCAGGCTGCCATTTGTCTCCCGGCGTCAACAGCACAGATTTAAATAGCGGTATGTACCCAAAGCCTCCTAATTTTACTGAGGCGGATATTGTTAAGCGCTATCAAAACGAGGCTGGTGCCAGACAAAGCTTTTGGGCGATTAAACATGGCATTATGGCGTCTGGCATGCCCGCTTGGGGCGCTACTCACGATGATGATAGGATGTGGGCGATGGTCGCTTTTATTAGATCGTTACCTGACTTGAATGAAAACCAGTACACCATGCTAACGACTCGGTTAGACGATAGTATGTTGGATATGTCATTTGATGGTGAGATGGATATGTCAGGTAATGGATCCGAAATGCAACATTGA
- a CDS encoding RNA-guided endonuclease InsQ/TnpB family protein — translation MKINKAYKFRLEPNAEQEIVLNNLVGSARFVWNQMLAISFEMFAKDEFINATNLVNKIMDLKSNPDFEFLKTRSNAVSLQQKVRDLASAWSRFFDPKVHARLKENKKKPRKPKFFKLADGTEIQLRPLMPKFKRKSDGRDSIRLVQFDKYCRVEGNRVKLPNGVGLVKFRKSQDIIGTVKNVTISKKSGHWYVSFGTERELDENPRHPATSAIGLDVGISKLLTTSNGEYIKPKNSFKANQLKLAKLQRGLAKKVKFSENWKKQNRKIQKLHSHIANIRHDYLHKITTSISKSHAMIACEDLKVANMSKSASGTVENKGHHVKAKSGLNKSILDQGWGMMVNMLEYKQQWRGGLLIKVNPRYTSQTCSECQHIAVDNRQTQSKFECVKCRYVANADFNAARNILAAGHAVLSAEGGCSKGRPLKRKISDLREKVA, via the coding sequence ATGAAAATCAACAAAGCGTATAAATTTAGGCTTGAGCCTAATGCGGAGCAGGAGATTGTTCTAAATAATCTTGTCGGCTCTGCACGTTTTGTTTGGAATCAAATGCTAGCGATCTCATTTGAGATGTTTGCTAAAGATGAGTTTATCAATGCCACGAACCTCGTTAATAAAATCATGGATCTAAAGAGCAACCCTGATTTCGAGTTCTTAAAAACCAGATCAAACGCTGTCTCTTTACAACAAAAAGTACGTGATCTGGCATCGGCTTGGTCGCGTTTCTTTGATCCTAAAGTACATGCCAGATTGAAAGAAAATAAAAAGAAACCTCGCAAACCCAAGTTCTTTAAACTGGCTGATGGCACAGAAATCCAGCTACGCCCGTTGATGCCAAAATTTAAGCGCAAATCAGATGGGCGTGACTCAATTCGCTTGGTTCAGTTTGACAAATACTGCCGTGTTGAGGGCAATCGAGTAAAACTACCGAATGGCGTGGGCTTGGTGAAGTTTAGAAAATCGCAAGACATCATCGGCACGGTTAAAAATGTCACCATTAGCAAGAAATCGGGGCACTGGTATGTGTCGTTTGGCACAGAGCGCGAACTGGATGAGAACCCACGCCATCCTGCCACAAGCGCCATTGGCTTGGACGTGGGCATCAGCAAACTACTCACCACCTCAAACGGTGAATATATTAAACCTAAGAATAGCTTTAAAGCCAATCAACTCAAACTTGCCAAGCTGCAACGAGGGCTAGCAAAGAAAGTAAAATTCAGTGAGAACTGGAAAAAGCAAAACCGCAAGATTCAAAAACTCCACAGCCACATTGCCAATATCAGACATGACTACTTGCATAAAATCACCACCAGCATCAGCAAAAGCCACGCCATGATTGCTTGTGAAGATTTAAAAGTCGCCAATATGTCAAAATCAGCCAGTGGTACGGTGGAGAACAAAGGTCATCATGTCAAAGCCAAATCAGGATTAAATAAATCCATCCTAGATCAAGGCTGGGGCATGATGGTCAATATGCTTGAGTACAAGCAACAATGGCGCGGTGGGTTACTGATTAAGGTAAACCCACGATACACTAGCCAAACCTGCTCTGAATGCCAGCATATCGCTGTCGATAACAGACAAACTCAGTCAAAATTTGAGTGCGTCAAATGTAGGTATGTTGCGAACGCTGATTTTAATGCGGCTCGTAACATATTAGCGGCAGGACATGCCGTTTTGTCTGCGGAGGGAGGATGCAGTAAAGGTCGCCCGTTGAAACGGAAAATAAGCGACCTTCGTGAGAAAGTCGCCTAA
- a CDS encoding copper resistance system multicopper oxidase, with amino-acid sequence MNKTMLNRRRFLTGSSTLLGASMLSTLPSIANSALGKGQQNVAVNSDKADHIVPILTGNEFDLYVSKKLVTVNGKSSMATLINDSLPAPTLKMQEGDTVTIRVHNQMNESTSIHWHGLLVPFEMDGVPGISFDGIPANSTFTYKFKLKQSGTYWYHSHSGFQEQTGMLGAIVIEPKGRERHPVAEDHVIVLSDWTHRDPHNLLKLLKQRADFDNYHLPDFKKLLSDIAATDLEAAYDKRKMWNQMRMMPTDFTDLSGEKTFTYLMNGKTTAANWTQLVKAGQPVKLRFINASAQTIFDVRIPGLKMTVVATDGIDVAPVAIDDFRIGVAETYDVIITPTQDAHTIFAQNIDRSGYVATTLAAKKGARAAIPAMDKIEWLTMADMMGAMGDKGYKAKHAKTEYDFKSDMRVDSPRMNLDDPGINLRNINRDVLNYSQLRSVDEAIFAEQRKPTREIELHLTGNMERYIWALDGVMFKNATPVNIKPNERVRITLVNDTMMNHPMHLHGMWSDLRTPSGDFQVRKHTIVVQPAQKISFDVTGEVGRWAWHCHLLYHMEAGMFREVAVV; translated from the coding sequence ATGAACAAAACCATGCTTAATCGCAGGCGTTTTTTGACAGGATCTTCTACCTTGTTAGGGGCATCCATGCTATCCACCCTACCGTCTATTGCTAATAGTGCGCTCGGTAAAGGCCAGCAGAATGTGGCCGTCAACAGTGATAAAGCCGACCATATCGTACCTATCTTAACTGGAAATGAGTTTGACCTGTATGTCAGCAAGAAGCTCGTTACTGTTAATGGCAAGTCGAGTATGGCAACACTGATTAATGACTCGCTACCAGCACCAACGCTAAAGATGCAAGAAGGCGATACAGTAACTATCCGTGTTCATAATCAGATGAATGAGTCAACCTCTATCCATTGGCATGGCTTGCTCGTACCTTTTGAGATGGATGGGGTGCCAGGTATCAGTTTCGATGGTATTCCTGCAAATAGCACCTTTACCTATAAATTCAAACTTAAACAATCAGGCACCTATTGGTATCACTCACACAGTGGCTTTCAAGAGCAAACTGGTATGCTTGGTGCCATTGTGATTGAGCCAAAAGGCCGTGAGCGTCATCCAGTCGCAGAAGACCATGTAATCGTGCTGAGTGATTGGACGCACCGCGATCCGCACAATCTCTTGAAGTTGCTCAAACAGCGCGCTGACTTTGATAATTATCATCTGCCAGACTTCAAAAAACTATTGTCTGATATCGCCGCAACAGATTTAGAAGCCGCTTATGACAAGCGCAAAATGTGGAATCAGATGCGCATGATGCCGACGGATTTTACCGATCTGTCTGGCGAAAAGACCTTTACCTACCTAATGAATGGTAAGACCACAGCGGCCAATTGGACACAACTAGTAAAAGCGGGACAGCCTGTCAAACTACGCTTTATCAATGCTTCAGCGCAAACCATCTTTGATGTGCGTATACCGGGTCTTAAGATGACTGTGGTAGCAACAGATGGTATTGATGTCGCACCCGTTGCGATTGATGATTTCCGCATTGGCGTGGCTGAGACCTATGATGTCATTATCACGCCTACTCAAGATGCACATACGATATTTGCCCAAAATATCGATCGTTCAGGCTATGTCGCGACCACACTTGCGGCCAAAAAAGGTGCGCGAGCTGCAATACCTGCTATGGACAAGATCGAATGGCTGACCATGGCCGATATGATGGGTGCGATGGGTGATAAGGGCTACAAAGCAAAGCACGCCAAGACCGAGTATGACTTTAAATCTGATATGCGTGTCGACAGTCCACGTATGAACCTAGATGACCCCGGTATCAACCTGCGTAATATTAATCGTGACGTGCTGAATTATAGTCAGCTGCGCTCTGTCGATGAGGCCATATTTGCAGAGCAGCGTAAGCCTACCCGAGAGATCGAGCTACATTTAACGGGTAACATGGAGCGCTATATTTGGGCGTTAGATGGTGTCATGTTTAAGAATGCAACCCCTGTCAATATTAAGCCTAACGAACGTGTGCGTATTACCTTAGTCAATGACACTATGATGAATCATCCTATGCATCTGCATGGAATGTGGAGCGACTTGCGCACGCCATCTGGAGATTTTCAGGTACGTAAACACACGATTGTGGTTCAGCCAGCGCAAAAGATTAGCTTCGATGTGACGGGAGAAGTTGGACGATGGGCATGGCACTGTCATCTGCTGTATCACATGGAAGCTGGCATGTTCAGAGAAGTTGCCGTCGTTTAA
- a CDS encoding DUF6789 family protein: MNKYMAGIIAAFIATIVMSLLLMLKSAIGLMPDLDIIAMLASMMGGSHVMAWIAHFMVGSIGYGIVMALIAGTDRSKNFTLTGAMVGAIGWFMMMIAIMPMMGNGLFGLSMPSGIMIPIATLMLHLVFGVVLGKIYAKLVAAH, encoded by the coding sequence ATGAACAAATATATGGCTGGAATAATAGCTGCTTTTATCGCGACCATCGTTATGTCGCTACTTCTCATGCTAAAAAGTGCAATAGGCCTCATGCCTGATTTAGATATTATTGCGATGCTCGCATCGATGATGGGTGGCAGCCACGTAATGGCTTGGATTGCTCACTTTATGGTCGGGTCGATCGGCTATGGTATCGTCATGGCATTGATAGCAGGTACGGATAGAAGTAAGAACTTTACGCTGACTGGCGCAATGGTAGGTGCAATTGGTTGGTTTATGATGATGATTGCTATTATGCCCATGATGGGCAATGGCTTATTTGGTTTATCTATGCCAAGCGGCATTATGATTCCCATCGCCACTCTTATGCTACATCTCGTATTTGGTGTAGTATTGGGCAAAATTTATGCCAAGCTGGTTGCCGCACACTAA
- a CDS encoding heavy metal response regulator transcription factor translates to MKVLLVEDELKLGEYIKKGLTEAGFIVDHQLTGLDGYHALMTEEFSVILMDVMLPDVSGFELVRNYRAAGKHTPVLFLTAKDDLSDKIKGIEIGGDDYLTKPFAFAELIVRMKSLLRRANQADYQSTIMQIADLKMDIGKRTVHRGDKPIKLTAKEFSLLQFLLERRGEVLPRSIIASQVWDMNFENDTNVIDVAIRRLRIKIDDDHDAKLIHTVRGMGYRLEAVDTALDSKPSHEAGNV, encoded by the coding sequence ATGAAAGTACTGCTGGTAGAAGATGAATTGAAGCTTGGCGAGTATATAAAAAAAGGCTTAACCGAAGCTGGGTTTATCGTGGATCATCAGCTAACAGGATTAGATGGATATCATGCATTGATGACGGAAGAATTTAGCGTGATACTGATGGATGTGATGCTACCTGACGTTAGTGGTTTTGAGCTGGTGCGTAATTACCGAGCGGCTGGCAAGCATACGCCCGTGCTATTTCTAACCGCAAAAGATGACTTAAGTGACAAGATAAAGGGGATTGAGATTGGTGGTGATGATTATTTGACCAAACCTTTCGCCTTCGCAGAATTGATCGTTAGGATGAAAAGCTTATTACGACGTGCCAATCAAGCCGACTATCAAAGTACGATTATGCAAATAGCGGATCTCAAGATGGACATTGGCAAGCGTACGGTGCATAGAGGAGATAAGCCTATTAAGCTCACGGCAAAAGAGTTTTCCTTACTACAGTTTTTATTGGAGCGCCGCGGTGAAGTGCTTCCACGCTCAATCATCGCCTCCCAAGTATGGGATATGAACTTTGAAAATGATACCAATGTGATTGATGTGGCGATAAGGCGTCTTCGTATAAAAATAGACGATGATCATGACGCAAAGCTGATTCATACGGTGCGCGGGATGGGCTATCGGTTAGAAGCTGTCGATACAGCGCTTGATAGCAAACCATCTCACGAAGCTGGCAATGTCTAA
- a CDS encoding ATP-binding protein: protein MKYRFDNRRLPLLWRTVLLLTIFVVISQVIIYIWIQRSVKGHFEQMDAEIMTHAAFNLRKRVIDSSSITSQTLPSSQNSLNSQQPLRAAPDVMPDGDTSTAAISDETDHQHSSWLDYDLKTIIANKEGQILSSTPNNFAQELGEGFNLSSLKQDNDKQQFVMNINSRYYRAMVIEDDKMLALIALPIDVHHQYLLQFNRQLSMILFAITLLLVSVAALGVYWGFAPLATIVQKMKTMNPDRLDDRVTVSDMPLELRPLAESYNSMMAKLESNFESLSRFSDNIAHELRTPIATLSTQTQVMLNKPRAGDEYIEQLHHQHDTLEQLSAMINNMLLLAKTQKGLSDSQISHVDTDSLITKLIDYYEMIAEDRGIAIETKGEFSAVLGDKGLLQRLFANLISNAIYYAAQDSVITISADRVNSDKIVGTTITSFQQSKQAVLRITITNQLDEPLTQSEADKLFERFYRHHKTIDRHTGTGLGLSIVQSIVGAHNGNVSITIKDDDYFQVSVELLAEV, encoded by the coding sequence ATGAAATATAGGTTTGATAATCGGCGCTTGCCACTATTATGGCGTACTGTGTTGTTGCTCACGATATTTGTGGTTATATCGCAGGTTATCATTTATATATGGATACAGCGTTCTGTTAAAGGCCATTTTGAGCAAATGGACGCTGAGATTATGACCCATGCGGCTTTTAATCTACGTAAACGAGTGATAGATAGTAGCTCTATAACTTCCCAAACCCTACCAAGCTCTCAAAATTCATTAAATAGTCAACAGCCGCTAAGAGCAGCACCTGACGTAATGCCTGATGGAGATACTTCTACCGCAGCGATATCAGATGAAACTGATCATCAGCATTCTTCTTGGCTAGATTACGATCTAAAAACCATTATCGCTAATAAAGAAGGGCAGATACTGTCTAGTACCCCCAATAACTTTGCTCAAGAGCTAGGGGAAGGGTTTAATCTGTCATCACTGAAACAAGATAATGATAAGCAACAGTTTGTGATGAATATTAACAGCCGATATTATCGAGCAATGGTCATTGAAGACGACAAAATGCTCGCGCTTATCGCATTGCCTATAGATGTGCATCATCAGTATTTATTACAGTTCAATCGTCAGCTTAGTATGATTTTGTTCGCGATTACCTTGTTGCTCGTCTCAGTAGCGGCGCTGGGTGTGTACTGGGGTTTTGCCCCTTTGGCGACCATCGTCCAAAAAATGAAAACAATGAATCCTGACAGATTGGATGATAGAGTCACGGTCAGTGATATGCCGTTAGAGCTACGACCATTAGCAGAATCTTACAACTCAATGATGGCCAAGCTTGAAAGTAACTTTGAGTCTTTGTCACGGTTTTCAGACAATATCGCCCATGAGCTGCGCACTCCAATAGCGACACTCAGCACGCAAACGCAAGTCATGTTAAACAAACCAAGAGCGGGCGATGAATACATTGAGCAGCTACATCATCAGCATGACACGTTAGAGCAGCTGTCGGCCATGATAAATAATATGTTGCTGCTGGCAAAAACCCAAAAAGGATTGAGTGACTCGCAAATCAGTCATGTGGATACGGACAGTTTAATCACCAAGCTCATTGATTACTACGAAATGATTGCAGAAGACCGAGGTATCGCTATTGAAACCAAAGGTGAGTTCAGCGCTGTCTTAGGGGATAAAGGTTTATTACAAAGGCTCTTTGCTAATCTGATATCGAATGCGATTTATTATGCTGCTCAAGATAGCGTTATAACCATTAGTGCAGATAGAGTAAACTCAGATAAGATAGTGGGCACAACGATAACCAGTTTTCAGCAATCAAAACAAGCCGTTTTACGAATCACCATCACCAACCAATTAGATGAGCCGTTGACACAAAGTGAGGCAGATAAGTTGTTTGAGCGCTTCTATCGACATCACAAAACAATAGATCGCCATACAGGAACAGGTTTGGGTCTATCTATCGTACAGTCTATCGTTGGGGCGCATAACGGTAACGTCAGTATTACTATAAAAGACGATGATTACTTTCAAGTAAGTGTCGAGTTATTGGCGGAAGTTTAA
- a CDS encoding patatin-like phospholipase family protein, translated as MRIDIPTYYDRLLQKLSKLMVSPRLCFAFFLFIIIVISLLFTGCAKRVWNKPIIDKSTARYDFHNNLPKNSDEVFVVLAFSGGGTRAAALSYGVLEKLRDTPVTINGVERRLLDEVDVISSVSGGSYTAAYYGLFGDDIFEKFAPEFLYEDWQSRLIRLAIRPQSLIAMSSSEYNRGDLVADNLDNSLFQQKTFADMSRGKLPYVILNASDLNNAMTFSFTQQQFDFLCSDLSSYPVANAVMASSSVPGIFAPIALHNFSDCSQRSQPWVNDALNQDSHLPRSYAIARALDRYSQPDRMPVVRLVDGGVTDNLGVRGSMMSPVTQYGDVPNMAGAFSPAKLRQVKQVLVVVANAQTYSEHEWSVENKDPSFLDTISAASEVALGTLNNETVSLAKKEFLQWGEHVNAQRPTNSPQVEVHFSVLTFDQVKDKTERAKFDAMPTTFHLQPEQVDDLRYLGSDLLEQSKEFQNFRDTLQ; from the coding sequence ATGCGTATAGACATACCGACTTACTATGATCGTCTGCTGCAGAAACTCTCAAAACTGATGGTTTCACCTCGATTATGCTTTGCGTTTTTTCTATTCATCATCATTGTTATCTCGCTGTTATTCACTGGTTGCGCAAAACGAGTCTGGAACAAGCCTATTATAGATAAGAGCACTGCTCGTTATGATTTCCATAACAACCTCCCAAAAAACTCAGACGAAGTTTTTGTTGTACTTGCCTTTTCTGGCGGTGGTACACGGGCAGCAGCACTCAGCTACGGGGTGCTAGAAAAGCTACGTGATACACCAGTAACTATCAATGGCGTAGAGCGCCGACTATTAGATGAAGTCGATGTCATCTCTTCGGTATCTGGCGGGAGCTACACAGCAGCATATTACGGACTATTTGGCGATGACATTTTTGAGAAGTTTGCTCCAGAATTCTTGTATGAAGACTGGCAATCACGACTGATTAGACTTGCGATACGTCCGCAAAGCCTAATAGCGATGAGCAGTTCTGAATACAATCGTGGGGATTTGGTGGCTGACAATTTAGACAACAGTCTATTTCAACAAAAGACCTTTGCTGATATGAGCCGTGGAAAATTGCCTTACGTTATCCTAAATGCAAGTGATCTAAACAACGCAATGACCTTTTCATTTACTCAGCAGCAGTTCGACTTTTTGTGTTCGGATTTATCAAGCTACCCAGTTGCCAATGCGGTGATGGCGTCTTCCTCAGTCCCTGGCATCTTTGCCCCTATTGCCCTACACAACTTTTCTGATTGTTCGCAGCGCTCGCAGCCTTGGGTTAATGACGCACTAAATCAAGACAGTCATTTGCCGCGTAGTTATGCGATAGCTCGCGCACTAGATAGGTATTCGCAGCCAGATCGAATGCCAGTAGTGCGCTTGGTAGACGGTGGGGTAACTGATAATCTAGGTGTGCGCGGCTCAATGATGAGTCCTGTGACCCAATATGGCGATGTGCCCAACATGGCAGGCGCCTTCAGTCCTGCGAAATTACGCCAAGTCAAACAAGTACTGGTCGTTGTAGCCAATGCTCAGACCTATTCAGAGCATGAGTGGTCAGTAGAAAATAAAGACCCGAGTTTTCTTGATACCATTTCAGCGGCGAGCGAAGTCGCACTAGGCACACTAAATAACGAAACTGTCTCATTGGCCAAAAAAGAATTTTTACAATGGGGAGAACATGTAAATGCTCAGCGACCTACAAATTCGCCTCAGGTAGAAGTGCATTTCTCCGTATTGACCTTTGATCAAGTCAAAGATAAAACAGAGCGTGCAAAGTTCGATGCCATGCCGACCACCTTTCATTTACAACCTGAACAAGTAGATGACCTACGCTATTTGGGCAGTGATTTACTTGAACAATCTAAAGAGTTTCAAAATTTCCGCGATACCCTCCAATGA
- the tnpA gene encoding IS200/IS605 family transposase — MSEVYKNRHAAFNLHVHLVFITKYRKKVLSELHHNYFSECVTEVCKSFDAELKECNGEADHIHMLIQYPPTVQLSKLVNNLKSVTSRRMRGDFIDLRAAYSKPVLWSRSYFASSCGGAPLDIIKQYIQNQRG, encoded by the coding sequence ATGAGTGAGGTATACAAAAACCGCCATGCTGCCTTTAACCTCCACGTTCATTTGGTTTTTATCACTAAGTACCGAAAAAAAGTTTTAAGTGAGCTGCATCATAATTATTTCAGTGAGTGTGTCACTGAGGTATGCAAGAGCTTTGATGCTGAATTAAAAGAATGTAACGGTGAGGCAGATCATATCCACATGCTTATCCAGTACCCGCCAACGGTGCAATTAAGCAAATTGGTTAATAACTTGAAGTCAGTCACCAGTAGACGAATGAGGGGTGATTTTATCGATTTAAGAGCAGCTTATTCCAAGCCTGTGCTTTGGTCACGCTCCTACTTTGCAAGCTCTTGTGGTGGTGCGCCATTAGATATTATTAAGCAATATATTCAGAACCAGCGAGGCTAA
- a CDS encoding DUF411 domain-containing protein, whose protein sequence is MRRYTNRFINEHNLISGRVLSAIVVLPLSLTIAACSQPNSAAADSTPATEPTITTQNVQTTHTEQPTAEMTPVSAPSDTQSTILKNISATVYKDANCGCCKEWVGYAEGHGLNATAQNVEDVSLFKERYSVPQQMRSCHTTVTTDGYVFEGHVPAKYMAQFLKNPPSDAIGLAVPSMPVGSPGMEYQDKFMPYKVMQLNKDGSTAIYATIDTPQQQI, encoded by the coding sequence ATGAGACGCTATACTAATAGATTTATTAATGAACATAATCTGATATCTGGCCGTGTGCTCTCGGCGATCGTGGTATTGCCATTATCGTTAACGATTGCCGCTTGTAGTCAACCTAACTCCGCTGCTGCTGACTCAACACCAGCGACTGAGCCAACTATTACTACGCAAAACGTGCAAACTACGCACACGGAGCAACCAACAGCTGAAATGACACCCGTCAGCGCTCCTTCAGACACCCAATCAACTATCCTAAAAAATATCTCAGCCACCGTCTATAAAGATGCCAATTGTGGCTGTTGCAAAGAATGGGTCGGTTATGCCGAAGGTCATGGTTTAAACGCAACTGCACAGAATGTCGAAGACGTGTCCTTGTTTAAAGAGCGATACAGCGTACCGCAGCAAATGCGCTCTTGCCATACCACCGTCACTACTGATGGCTACGTTTTCGAAGGTCATGTCCCTGCTAAGTATATGGCGCAGTTCCTAAAAAACCCGCCAAGTGATGCGATCGGTCTTGCCGTACCGAGCATGCCAGTCGGTAGCCCAGGTATGGAATACCAAGATAAATTTATGCCATATAAAGTGATGCAGCTTAACAAAGATGGCTCAACAGCTATTTATGCAACTATTGACACACCGCAGCAGCAAATCTAG
- a CDS encoding M14 family metallopeptidase yields MHITANFDAGNIDIINADDKKDIQLAIRPDVGGEFFQWFNFRLSGQIGEQYVLNILNAGEASYLEGWENYQAVASYDRQHWFRLPTSYKDGKLTIVAELECETMQIAYFAPYSYERHQDLLAAVQVHPLVTLEHLGETLDKRDLTLVKIGDGDASKRNIWITARQHPGETMAEWLIEGLLYSLLDSDNATGKQLLDKANFYIVPNMNPDGSVRGHLRTNAVGTNLNREWQSPSLDKSPEVFHVINKMEATGVDLFYDVHGDEALPYVFLAGSQGTPSYSDRLAGLRDRFSEVLKLASADFQSEFGYEIDAPGAANMTVATNWVAERFDCLANTLEMPFKDNDNLPDEEMGWSPERSIKLGEASLIAMLAVVDDLR; encoded by the coding sequence ATGCATATCACGGCTAATTTTGATGCAGGCAACATTGATATTATTAATGCAGATGACAAAAAAGACATTCAATTAGCGATTCGTCCAGATGTTGGCGGCGAGTTTTTTCAATGGTTTAACTTTCGTCTGTCAGGTCAAATAGGAGAGCAGTATGTTCTCAACATTCTGAATGCAGGAGAGGCGTCTTATCTAGAAGGTTGGGAGAACTACCAAGCAGTGGCTTCTTATGATCGTCAGCATTGGTTCCGTCTGCCAACGTCTTATAAAGATGGCAAGTTGACCATCGTGGCAGAGTTAGAGTGTGAGACCATGCAAATTGCGTATTTTGCGCCTTATAGCTATGAGCGTCATCAAGATTTATTGGCCGCTGTGCAAGTGCATCCGCTAGTGACGTTAGAGCATCTGGGTGAAACGCTTGATAAACGTGACTTGACTCTAGTCAAAATCGGGGATGGAGATGCTAGTAAGCGTAATATATGGATTACTGCTCGTCAGCACCCAGGTGAAACGATGGCTGAATGGCTCATTGAAGGTTTGTTGTATAGCTTGTTAGATAGCGATAATGCGACTGGCAAACAGTTGTTAGACAAGGCCAATTTTTATATTGTCCCTAATATGAACCCTGATGGCAGTGTACGTGGTCACTTGCGTACTAACGCTGTCGGAACCAACCTAAACCGTGAATGGCAAAGTCCAAGCTTAGACAAAAGCCCTGAAGTATTTCATGTGATTAATAAAATGGAAGCGACGGGCGTGGATCTATTTTATGATGTGCATGGTGATGAAGCATTGCCATACGTATTCCTCGCTGGTTCACAAGGGACGCCAAGCTATAGTGACCGTCTCGCTGGTCTGCGCGATAGATTTTCAGAGGTATTAAAGCTGGCCAGTGCTGATTTTCAGTCTGAATTTGGCTATGAGATTGATGCACCAGGTGCTGCCAATATGACCGTTGCCACCAATTGGGTAGCAGAGCGTTTTGATTGCCTTGCTAATACGTTAGAGATGCCATTCAAAGACAATGATAATCTGCCCGATGAAGAGATGGGTTGGTCACCCGAGCGTTCTATCAAATTAGGCGAAGCATCACTGATAGCAATGCTAGCTGTCGTGGATGATTTACGATAA